The following coding sequences are from one Selenomonas sputigena ATCC 35185 window:
- a CDS encoding PD-(D/E)XK nuclease family transposase, translating to MRIIKKDIPAEYDMLIQKFRLIDDTFFNVCFDNYVEGMQLLLRIFFDRDDLVVKHVVTQQSANNLYGRGVRFDVLAEDSEGKLYDCEVQRANEGAAPRRARYNSSMMDSRELAKGAEFSELPETWVIFITENDIYGAGCPLYHVDRIIEELQRPFDEGAHILYVNGANHDDTPLGRLMQDFFCENPNKMNYKELAERADYFKAEAEGVDTMCELMEKFGEKKLEEGRMESARRTATALIALGKLTLSQIAEATQLPQEEVERLAGSTGA from the coding sequence GTGAGGATAATCAAGAAGGACATTCCTGCGGAATATGATATGCTGATTCAAAAATTCCGCTTGATCGACGATACGTTTTTCAACGTATGTTTTGACAACTATGTCGAGGGAATGCAGCTCCTGCTGCGTATCTTCTTTGACCGCGACGATCTCGTTGTCAAGCATGTCGTCACGCAGCAGAGTGCGAATAATCTCTATGGTCGCGGCGTGCGTTTTGATGTTTTGGCGGAGGACAGCGAGGGAAAGCTCTATGACTGCGAGGTACAGCGTGCCAACGAGGGTGCCGCTCCGCGTCGGGCACGCTACAACAGCAGCATGATGGATTCGCGGGAACTGGCAAAAGGAGCGGAGTTCTCTGAACTTCCAGAGACATGGGTGATCTTCATTACAGAAAACGACATCTATGGAGCGGGTTGTCCGCTTTACCATGTGGATCGAATCATAGAGGAGCTTCAGCGACCGTTTGATGAGGGGGCGCATATCCTCTACGTCAATGGTGCGAATCATGATGATACGCCGCTCGGGCGATTGATGCAGGATTTTTTCTGCGAGAATCCAAACAAGATGAATTATAAGGAGCTGGCTGAAAGAGCCGACTATTTTAAGGCAGAAGCAGAGGGGGTAGATACCATGTGCGAATTGATGGAGAAATTCGGAGAGAAGAAATTGGAAGAGGGGCGTATGGAATCGGCTCGTCGAACGGCGACGGCTTTAATTGCTTTGGGGAAACTCACACTTTCCCAGATTGCTGAAGCAACACAGTTGCCCCAGGAAGAAGTTGAACGATTGGCAGGGTCAACAGGAGCATAA
- the msrB gene encoding peptide-methionine (R)-S-oxide reductase MsrB, producing the protein MKIPSLRIICALGLAFCLGGCGAAPASMAEMPEEIVQKNAPRDGEAEIYLAGGCFWGTEHYLSLAPGVISAESGYANGRTARPSYREVCSGSGHAEAVHVVYDPKVLSLEELLELFYESIDPTAKNRQGNDVGEQYRSGIYYVAKSGRAHGEVAVIGDSLRRLEERLKKPVAIETGPIVNFYRAEEEHQKYLEKHPDGYCHIPLSLMSDMREKSEAAKEGQKEKSYARPSDEELKERLTAMQYKVTQEKATEAPFQNEYDHEFRAGIYCDVTTGEPLFVSTHKYDSGCGWPAFSRPIDASLIAEHEDTSHGMVRTEVTAAKSGAHLGHVFEDGPKALGGIRYCINSASLRFVPKEEMEAQGYGAYLPLLDE; encoded by the coding sequence ATGAAAATTCCATCCTTACGCATCATCTGCGCCTTGGGGCTTGCATTTTGTCTGGGCGGCTGCGGGGCGGCGCCCGCATCGATGGCTGAGATGCCTGAGGAAATCGTGCAGAAGAACGCGCCGCGAGACGGCGAGGCGGAGATTTACCTCGCGGGCGGCTGCTTCTGGGGCACGGAGCATTACTTGAGCCTTGCGCCCGGCGTCATATCGGCGGAGAGCGGCTACGCGAACGGGCGCACGGCGCGTCCGTCGTATCGCGAGGTGTGCTCGGGCAGCGGCCATGCCGAAGCCGTGCATGTTGTCTATGATCCGAAGGTTCTGTCGCTCGAAGAGCTGTTGGAACTGTTTTACGAGTCCATCGATCCGACGGCGAAGAACCGCCAGGGAAACGATGTCGGCGAACAGTATCGTTCGGGCATCTACTATGTGGCAAAGAGCGGCAGGGCGCACGGGGAAGTCGCTGTAATCGGCGATTCGCTGCGTCGCCTGGAGGAGAGGTTGAAAAAGCCTGTCGCCATAGAGACGGGGCCTATCGTGAACTTTTACCGCGCGGAAGAGGAGCATCAGAAGTATCTCGAAAAGCATCCGGACGGCTACTGCCATATCCCGCTTTCTTTGATGTCCGACATGCGCGAGAAGAGCGAAGCGGCGAAGGAAGGGCAGAAGGAGAAGTCTTATGCGAGGCCGTCGGACGAGGAACTCAAGGAGCGCCTGACGGCGATGCAGTACAAGGTGACGCAGGAGAAGGCGACGGAAGCGCCGTTTCAGAATGAATACGATCATGAGTTTCGCGCGGGAATCTATTGCGATGTAACGACGGGGGAGCCGCTCTTCGTCTCGACGCACAAGTACGATTCCGGCTGCGGCTGGCCGGCTTTCTCGCGTCCGATCGATGCCTCGCTCATCGCGGAGCACGAGGATACGTCGCACGGCATGGTGCGAACGGAGGTCACGGCAGCCAAGAGCGGCGCTCACCTCGGGCACGTCTTTGAGGACGGCCCCAAGGCGTTGGGAGGCATCCGCTACTGCATCAACAGCGCTTCTTTGCGCTTCGTGCCGAAAGAAGAGATGGAAGCACAGGGCTACGGTGCGTATCTGCCGCTGCTCGATGAGTGA
- a CDS encoding TrkH family potassium uptake protein, with the protein MNIIGLLRRLSPFRIIILSFLVLILCGTGLLMLPWATANGEGASLSDALFTAVSASCVTGLTAVDTASYWTLFGQLVILAMIQVGGFGVITVAVSLAALSGQRIGLMQRSLSKEAVSAPQLGGIVPLLYFILRLTFFIEFLGALFLAPSFCQKVGLVRGIYFAVFHSISSFCNAGFDLFGNSLMDFAADPVVNITVMLLIIAGGLGFTTWADIRLNRRNFRAYSLQSKIALTMTAVLILVPALFFFFFELDPGVSTGEHFLISLFQSVTTRTAGYNTIDIKDFSETGRAALIVLMLIGGSPGSTAGGIKTTTAFTLFAIMIATFQLKENPTCFSRRLSPETQRHAVTILMMYLLLFASGSVLLNLIDDIRLIDSAFETASALGTVGLSIGVTEDLGPLSKCVMMILMFFGRIGGLTVIFAAHARGRHESGRRPEERITIG; encoded by the coding sequence ATGAACATCATCGGTCTCTTGCGAAGGCTGTCGCCTTTCCGCATCATCATCTTGAGTTTCCTCGTCCTGATCCTCTGCGGCACAGGACTTCTGATGCTGCCTTGGGCAACGGCAAACGGCGAAGGCGCCTCCCTTTCGGACGCGCTCTTCACCGCCGTTTCCGCCAGCTGCGTGACAGGACTCACCGCCGTGGACACCGCTTCCTACTGGACGCTTTTCGGTCAGCTCGTCATCCTCGCCATGATTCAAGTCGGCGGCTTCGGCGTCATCACAGTCGCCGTTTCTCTCGCCGCTCTTTCCGGACAGCGCATCGGACTCATGCAGCGCAGTCTTTCCAAGGAAGCTGTCTCAGCGCCGCAGCTCGGCGGCATCGTGCCGCTCCTCTACTTCATTCTGCGCTTGACTTTCTTCATCGAATTTCTCGGCGCGCTCTTCCTCGCCCCTTCTTTTTGCCAAAAAGTCGGCCTCGTGCGCGGCATTTACTTCGCCGTCTTTCACTCCATCTCATCCTTCTGCAATGCGGGCTTCGACCTCTTCGGCAATTCCTTGATGGACTTCGCTGCCGACCCCGTCGTAAACATCACGGTCATGCTCCTCATCATCGCCGGCGGCCTCGGCTTCACCACCTGGGCGGACATACGTCTGAACCGCAGAAATTTTCGCGCCTACAGCCTGCAAAGCAAGATCGCCCTCACGATGACGGCAGTCCTCATCCTTGTTCCTGCGCTTTTCTTCTTTTTCTTCGAGCTTGATCCCGGCGTTTCCACGGGCGAACACTTCCTGATCTCCCTCTTTCAATCCGTCACAACCCGCACTGCCGGCTACAATACGATCGACATCAAAGACTTCAGCGAGACGGGACGCGCCGCTCTCATCGTCCTGATGCTCATCGGCGGCTCTCCCGGCTCCACGGCGGGCGGCATCAAGACGACGACGGCTTTCACCTTGTTCGCCATCATGATCGCCACCTTTCAGCTCAAAGAGAATCCGACCTGCTTCTCTCGTCGTCTTTCGCCCGAAACCCAGCGTCACGCCGTCACCATCCTCATGATGTATCTACTGCTTTTTGCCTCTGGCAGCGTGCTGCTCAACCTCATCGACGACATTCGCTTGATTGACAGCGCTTTTGAGACGGCTTCCGCGTTGGGGACCGTCGGTCTTTCCATCGGCGTCACCGAGGATCTTGGCCCGCTTTCCAAATGCGTCATGATGATTTTAATGTTCTTCGGACGCATCGGCGGCCTCACGGTCATCTTTGCGGCACACGCGCGCGGCCGGCACGAATCCGGACGCCGCCCGGAGGAACGAATCACCATCGGATAG
- a CDS encoding potassium channel family protein produces the protein MKSILLIGLGRFGRHIAEKLHDMQHAVLAVDHDEDRVNRILPLVTNALIADSTNADFLQSLDIPSFDVCIVAIGDDFQSSLETTSLLKEFGARYVVARASRDIHEKFLLRNGADETVYPERQLALWTAIRCGSNHILDYFPLSDEYAIYEVPVPRAWAGKSIGELDVRRRHHLNILGIKAADRIDLNISAQTILAANAAVLVAGRQEDVDHALRKND, from the coding sequence ATGAAATCCATCCTGCTCATCGGTCTCGGCCGCTTCGGCCGCCACATTGCCGAAAAGCTGCACGACATGCAGCATGCGGTCCTCGCCGTCGACCACGACGAAGACCGTGTAAATCGCATACTGCCGCTCGTGACGAATGCGCTCATCGCCGACAGCACCAATGCAGACTTTCTGCAGTCTCTCGACATCCCCAGCTTCGATGTCTGCATCGTCGCCATCGGCGATGACTTTCAGAGCTCCCTCGAAACGACCTCGCTCCTCAAGGAGTTCGGCGCTCGCTATGTCGTAGCACGCGCTTCGCGTGACATTCATGAGAAATTTCTGCTGCGAAACGGCGCGGACGAAACCGTCTACCCCGAGCGCCAACTCGCCCTTTGGACGGCCATCCGCTGCGGTTCCAACCACATCCTCGACTACTTCCCGCTCAGCGACGAATACGCCATCTATGAAGTGCCCGTGCCCAGAGCGTGGGCGGGAAAAAGCATCGGCGAGCTCGACGTCCGCCGCCGTCATCACTTGAACATCCTCGGCATAAAAGCAGCCGACCGTATCGACCTCAATATCTCCGCCCAAACCATCCTAGCCGCCAATGCCGCCGTCCTTGTCGCAGGCAGACAGGAAGACGTCGACCACGCACTTCGGAAAAATGATTGA
- a CDS encoding diguanylate cyclase domain-containing protein produces MWQYKADIPETHYQNQCVKLLLQKLGAILFSYELKTDTMSFRLVRGGMQVREIEGFRRTMNAERRLMVHPDFLEQMIAFFSGQNTERDSFLLDMGNPPTGKYSWYKFVIERENDECGHLSTVRGVMWRTDRLHDAAKEGGRFRSELDPVTGVANESGLLKEADCFLAGEGKKDVHALILVRLERYGDLEKRLGKRGAETLLVRLCNSIGSKFRSGDVLAHLGDGAFAVFVRDVTSKPLLELNAKGIEAIFRPGNAEYGKYGMKCRITLAYSPEEGIRCRDLLDAAREKAPLL; encoded by the coding sequence ATGTGGCAGTATAAGGCGGATATTCCCGAAACACACTATCAAAATCAATGCGTCAAGCTTCTCTTGCAAAAGCTCGGCGCTATCTTGTTCAGCTACGAACTGAAGACGGATACGATGTCCTTTCGCTTGGTGCGCGGCGGTATGCAGGTGCGTGAGATCGAGGGCTTTCGCCGCACGATGAATGCCGAGCGGCGGTTGATGGTACACCCGGATTTCCTTGAGCAGATGATCGCCTTCTTTTCGGGTCAGAATACGGAACGCGACAGTTTTCTGCTTGACATGGGAAATCCTCCGACGGGCAAGTACTCGTGGTACAAGTTCGTCATCGAGCGGGAGAATGATGAATGTGGACACTTGAGCACCGTGCGCGGCGTCATGTGGCGCACGGATCGCCTGCATGATGCGGCGAAGGAGGGCGGACGCTTCCGTTCCGAACTCGATCCCGTCACGGGCGTTGCCAACGAGAGCGGCTTGCTTAAGGAAGCCGATTGTTTCTTGGCGGGCGAAGGCAAGAAGGACGTCCATGCACTCATCCTCGTGCGCTTGGAGCGCTATGGGGATTTGGAAAAGCGTCTGGGGAAGCGCGGCGCGGAGACGCTTCTCGTGCGGCTCTGCAACTCCATCGGCAGCAAGTTCCGCTCGGGCGATGTGCTCGCGCATCTTGGCGATGGCGCGTTCGCCGTCTTTGTGCGCGATGTGACGAGCAAGCCGCTTTTGGAACTGAACGCCAAGGGCATCGAAGCAATTTTCCGTCCGGGAAATGCGGAATACGGAAAGTACGGCATGAAGTGCCGCATCACGCTCGCCTATTCGCCGGAGGAAGGCATACGCTGCCGCGACCTTCTCGACGCTGCGAGGGAAAAGGCGCCGCTTCTCTGA
- the sufU gene encoding Fe-S cluster assembly sulfur transfer protein SufU, producing the protein MSLTDIYTELIAEHSRSTENKHELAGATIKERGHNPSCGDEITLELIVEAGKIKDAAFTGVGCAISQASTSMMIDLVKGKSVEEAHHLTDLFISMIKGRKLSEEELEELDEAAALEGVSHMPARVKCAVLSWHTLDTALKKE; encoded by the coding sequence ATGAGCCTTACGGACATCTATACGGAGCTGATCGCCGAGCACAGCCGCTCGACGGAAAACAAGCATGAACTTGCGGGCGCGACCATCAAGGAGCGCGGGCACAATCCCTCGTGCGGCGACGAGATCACGTTGGAGCTCATCGTCGAGGCGGGCAAGATCAAGGACGCTGCCTTCACGGGCGTCGGCTGTGCCATCTCGCAGGCTTCTACCTCAATGATGATCGACCTCGTCAAGGGCAAGAGCGTTGAAGAAGCGCACCATCTCACCGATCTCTTCATCTCGATGATCAAGGGCAGAAAGCTCTCGGAGGAAGAACTAGAAGAACTCGACGAGGCTGCCGCGCTTGAAGGCGTCTCGCACATGCCCGCACGCGTCAAGTGCGCTGTGCTTTCGTGGCACACGCTTGATACGGCGCTTAAAAAGGAATAA
- a CDS encoding cysteine desulfurase, translating to MRTEEDIRKDFPLLTHKMNNQPLVYLDNGATTQKPNEVIQAICGYYGGCNANPHRGAYALSVKATDIYEYTRAATRSFIHARLPQEIIFTKNATEALNLVAYSYGLANVEAGDEIVISIAEHHSNLVPWQMVAQAKGAVLKYMYLEKDGRLSVKEAKKKITKKTKIVAVTEVSNVLGLINPVREIAAVAHENGAVILVDGSQSAAHMAVDVQDMDCDFFAFSGHKLLSPMGIGVLYGKEALLDAMPPFLRGGDMIEYVTEQETTFAELPQKFEAGTQNVGGAAGLRAAIEYLEKTGFDTVRRIEQELVNYALPKLREIPFVELYGCDADPALKTGIITFNVKDVHPHDVATILDSFGVAVRAGHHCAQPLMKYLGQNATCRASFYLYNTKADVDRWLEALKEVRKVMHL from the coding sequence ATGCGGACTGAGGAAGACATTCGCAAGGATTTTCCCTTGCTTACGCACAAGATGAACAACCAGCCGCTCGTCTACCTCGACAACGGTGCGACGACGCAGAAGCCGAACGAGGTCATTCAGGCGATCTGCGGCTACTATGGCGGCTGCAACGCGAACCCGCATCGGGGCGCGTACGCGCTTTCCGTCAAGGCGACGGACATCTACGAGTACACGCGCGCCGCGACACGCTCCTTCATCCACGCGCGCCTGCCGCAGGAGATCATCTTTACGAAGAACGCGACGGAGGCGCTGAACCTCGTCGCCTACAGCTACGGTCTCGCGAATGTCGAGGCGGGCGACGAGATCGTCATCTCCATCGCCGAGCATCACTCGAATCTCGTGCCGTGGCAGATGGTCGCCCAGGCGAAGGGCGCTGTCTTGAAGTACATGTACCTCGAAAAGGACGGCAGGCTCTCCGTAAAGGAAGCGAAGAAGAAGATCACGAAGAAGACGAAGATCGTCGCCGTCACGGAAGTCTCGAACGTCCTCGGCCTCATCAACCCGGTTCGTGAGATTGCCGCCGTCGCGCACGAAAACGGCGCCGTGATCCTCGTTGACGGCTCGCAGAGCGCGGCGCACATGGCGGTCGATGTGCAGGATATGGACTGCGACTTCTTCGCCTTTTCGGGACACAAGCTGCTTTCGCCCATGGGCATCGGCGTGCTCTACGGCAAGGAGGCCTTGCTCGACGCCATGCCGCCATTTTTGCGCGGCGGCGACATGATCGAGTACGTCACGGAGCAGGAGACGACGTTCGCCGAGCTGCCGCAGAAGTTCGAGGCGGGTACGCAGAACGTCGGCGGCGCGGCAGGCCTTCGCGCCGCTATCGAATACCTCGAAAAGACGGGCTTCGACACCGTGCGCCGCATCGAGCAGGAACTTGTGAACTACGCGCTGCCCAAATTGCGCGAGATCCCCTTCGTCGAGCTTTACGGCTGCGACGCCGACCCTGCCTTGAAGACGGGCATCATCACGTTCAACGTCAAGGACGTCCATCCGCACGACGTTGCGACGATCCTTGACTCCTTCGGCGTCGCCGTGCGTGCCGGCCACCACTGCGCCCAGCCGCTGATGAAGTATCTGGGGCAGAATGCCACATGCCGCGCGAGCTTCTACCTCTACAACACGAAGGCGGATGTCGACCGCTGGCTCGAAGCCTTGAAAGAGGTCAGGAAGGTGATGCATCTATGA
- a CDS encoding SufB/SufD family protein, with amino-acid sequence MQNQELFSSIPMRTWRWLGVNGAALPDGLDAAEVQKIHVKAGEKKEAVQIYREGGHAEIEAHVEAGGTLSLVKVQLVPEGENHADDVKVRVEEGGAFSYTIIEIGANELVSKLSVELAGKDAAADIAAFYFADKKRKFDFNYLVRQRGAHTDANMQVKGALMDEAQKVFRGTLDFIAGSAGSVGRENEDVIILSPGVRNRSVPLMLSGEGDVDGHHAVSIGKMDETKLFYLMSRGLDLAEARRLVVEADLFPVLARISDEALKEEIAASIEGRIEDAD; translated from the coding sequence ATGCAGAATCAAGAACTTTTCAGCTCCATTCCCATGCGCACATGGCGCTGGCTCGGCGTCAACGGCGCAGCTCTGCCCGATGGACTCGATGCCGCCGAAGTGCAGAAGATCCATGTGAAGGCGGGCGAGAAGAAGGAAGCCGTCCAGATCTATCGGGAGGGCGGCCATGCCGAGATCGAGGCGCATGTTGAGGCGGGCGGCACTCTTTCCCTCGTCAAGGTGCAGCTCGTGCCCGAGGGGGAAAATCATGCCGACGACGTCAAGGTGCGCGTCGAAGAGGGCGGCGCATTTTCCTATACGATCATCGAGATCGGCGCGAACGAGCTCGTGTCGAAGCTTTCCGTCGAGCTTGCGGGAAAGGACGCCGCAGCGGATATCGCGGCCTTTTACTTCGCTGACAAGAAGCGCAAGTTCGACTTCAACTATCTCGTGCGCCAGAGGGGCGCGCACACCGACGCAAATATGCAGGTCAAGGGCGCGTTGATGGACGAGGCGCAGAAGGTGTTTCGCGGCACGCTCGACTTCATCGCAGGCTCAGCCGGCTCCGTCGGGCGTGAGAACGAGGACGTCATCATCCTCTCTCCCGGCGTGCGCAACCGCTCTGTGCCGCTGATGCTCTCAGGTGAGGGCGACGTCGACGGACATCATGCCGTGAGCATCGGCAAGATGGACGAGACGAAGCTCTTCTATCTGATGAGCCGCGGACTCGATCTCGCCGAGGCGCGGCGTCTCGTCGTCGAGGCCGACCTCTTCCCCGTGCTCGCGCGCATTTCGGACGAAGCGCTCAAGGAGGAGATTGCCGCTTCCATCGAAGGGAGGATCGAAGATGCGGACTGA
- the sufB gene encoding Fe-S cluster assembly protein SufB — MAKKKTFVEDIERTLYDIKNHDVPVYKAQQGLTEDIIRDIAKQKHDPDWMLEFRLKSLETYNKMALPSWGPDLSELDMNEIVTYVRPDAKMTGNWKEVPEDIKDTFDRLGIPEAEKTSLAGVGAQYDSEVVYHSIQDSLVKQGVVYTDMETALVEHEDLVKKYFMKLVPPKDHKFAALHGAVWSGGSFVYVPEGVDVEIPLQSYFRLNAPGAGQFEHTLIIVEKGANLHFIEGCSAPKYNVTNLHAGCVELFVKEGARLRYSTIENWSRNMMNLNTKRALVEKDGLIEWVSGSFGSHVSMLYPCSILHGERARCEFTGVTFASKGQTLDTGATVIHTAPHTSATINTRSISKAGGKAIYRSAVKVAKNAPFTKCSVNCESLMLDSISRSDTLPAMDIEGDEADIGHEAKIGRISDEAVYYLTSRGIDEEEARAMIVRGFVEPIAKELPLEYAVEMNNLVNIELEGTMG; from the coding sequence ATGGCAAAGAAGAAAACCTTTGTGGAGGACATCGAGCGCACGCTCTACGACATCAAGAACCACGACGTCCCCGTCTACAAGGCGCAGCAGGGGCTGACGGAGGACATCATCCGCGACATCGCGAAGCAGAAGCACGATCCCGACTGGATGCTTGAGTTTCGTCTGAAATCGCTGGAGACGTACAACAAGATGGCGCTTCCCTCGTGGGGGCCTGACCTCTCGGAGCTTGATATGAACGAGATCGTCACCTACGTGCGCCCCGATGCGAAGATGACGGGAAACTGGAAGGAAGTTCCCGAGGACATCAAGGACACGTTCGACCGCCTCGGCATTCCTGAGGCGGAGAAGACGTCGCTCGCGGGCGTCGGCGCACAGTACGATTCGGAAGTCGTCTACCACAGCATACAGGACAGTCTCGTGAAGCAGGGCGTCGTCTACACCGATATGGAAACAGCGCTCGTCGAGCACGAGGACTTGGTCAAGAAATACTTCATGAAGCTCGTGCCGCCGAAGGATCACAAGTTCGCGGCGCTGCACGGCGCCGTCTGGTCGGGCGGCTCCTTCGTCTATGTGCCCGAGGGCGTCGACGTGGAGATCCCGCTGCAGTCGTATTTTCGACTCAACGCGCCGGGCGCGGGGCAGTTCGAACACACGCTGATCATCGTGGAAAAGGGCGCGAACCTGCACTTCATCGAGGGATGCTCGGCGCCGAAATACAATGTGACGAACCTCCATGCAGGCTGCGTCGAGCTGTTTGTCAAGGAAGGGGCGCGGCTTCGCTACTCGACGATCGAGAACTGGTCGCGCAACATGATGAACCTCAATACGAAACGCGCCCTCGTCGAGAAGGACGGCCTGATCGAGTGGGTCTCCGGATCTTTCGGCTCGCACGTCTCCATGCTCTACCCGTGCAGCATTCTGCACGGTGAGCGCGCACGTTGCGAGTTCACGGGCGTGACCTTCGCGTCGAAAGGGCAGACGCTCGACACGGGCGCGACGGTCATCCACACGGCGCCGCACACATCGGCGACGATCAACACGCGCTCGATTTCGAAGGCGGGCGGCAAGGCGATCTACCGAAGCGCTGTGAAGGTAGCGAAGAACGCACCTTTCACGAAGTGCTCGGTCAACTGCGAATCCTTGATGCTCGACAGCATCTCTCGCTCCGACACGCTTCCTGCCATGGACATCGAGGGCGATGAGGCGGACATCGGGCACGAGGCGAAGATCGGCCGCATCAGCGACGAGGCGGTCTACTATCTGACGAGCCGGGGCATCGACGAGGAGGAGGCGCGCGCGATGATCGTGCGCGGTTTCGTCGAGCCGATTGCGAAGGAACTGCCTTTGGAATATGCCGTTGAGATGAACAATCTCGTCAATATCGAGCTTGAAGGCACGATGGGATAA
- the sufC gene encoding Fe-S cluster assembly ATPase SufC produces MSDALLNIKNLSAGVEGKAILKNLSLTINKGEVHVILGPNGSGKSTLMNVIMGHPKYEVTAGDISFEGRSLLEKKTFERAREGLFLSFQTPEEIPGITVENMLRTAKQAVTGEKVKIMAFKKELKKTMEELKIDPSYAERYMNVGFSGGEKKRNEILQLLMLAPKLALLDETDSGLDVDAVQIVSSGIEKYHTADNSCLIITHNSKILEKLKVDRVHVIIGGTIVEEGGPELIDEVNRRGFTHILDDAAAK; encoded by the coding sequence ATGTCGGATGCATTGCTGAACATCAAGAATCTCTCCGCAGGCGTGGAGGGAAAAGCGATATTGAAGAACCTCAGCCTGACGATCAACAAGGGCGAGGTGCATGTGATCCTAGGGCCGAACGGCTCAGGCAAGTCGACGCTCATGAACGTCATCATGGGTCATCCGAAGTACGAGGTGACGGCGGGCGATATTTCTTTCGAGGGCAGGAGCCTCTTAGAGAAGAAGACGTTCGAGCGCGCGCGGGAGGGTCTCTTCCTCTCGTTCCAGACGCCCGAGGAGATTCCGGGCATCACGGTCGAGAACATGCTTCGGACGGCGAAGCAGGCGGTGACGGGCGAGAAGGTCAAGATCATGGCTTTCAAGAAGGAACTCAAAAAGACGATGGAAGAGCTGAAGATCGATCCTTCGTACGCCGAGCGCTACATGAACGTGGGCTTTTCGGGCGGCGAGAAGAAGCGTAACGAGATCCTGCAGCTTTTGATGCTCGCGCCGAAGCTCGCGCTGCTCGATGAGACGGATTCGGGACTCGACGTCGACGCCGTGCAGATCGTTTCCTCGGGCATCGAGAAGTATCATACGGCGGACAACAGCTGCCTCATCATCACGCACAACTCGAAGATTCTGGAAAAGCTCAAGGTCGACCGCGTGCATGTCATCATCGGCGGCACGATCGTCGAAGAGGGCGGCCCCGAACTCATCGACGAGGTGAATCGCCGCGGCTTCACGCACATCCTTGACGACGCTGCGGCAAAGTGA
- a CDS encoding response regulator, which produces MTIKILIADDHALLRQGVKRVLNFEDDLEVIGEAEDGQETLARTLVLQPDVLLLDLNMPGLSGLEVACQLQAAKSRTKIIVLTIHDSDNYVLELLKNGVLGYLLKDVEPSMLIKAIHVVNEGNAFVYPSLAERLFGGVSEDENINEKARTMWRESRSERLTSREMDVLSCIAKGFSNQDIAQALFVSEKTVKNHLTNIFRKLNVNDRTQALIYVLKHKIMTLE; this is translated from the coding sequence ATGACAATCAAGATCTTGATCGCAGACGACCATGCGCTGCTTCGGCAGGGGGTCAAACGCGTGCTGAATTTCGAGGACGACCTGGAGGTCATCGGCGAGGCGGAGGATGGGCAGGAGACGCTTGCCAGAACCCTCGTCCTGCAGCCCGACGTGCTGCTCCTCGACCTCAATATGCCGGGGCTGTCGGGTCTTGAGGTAGCGTGCCAGCTTCAGGCGGCGAAGTCCAGAACCAAGATCATCGTGCTGACGATTCACGACAGCGACAACTACGTACTCGAACTCTTGAAGAACGGCGTTCTCGGGTATCTCCTCAAGGATGTCGAACCTTCGATGCTCATCAAGGCGATCCACGTCGTCAACGAGGGCAACGCTTTCGTCTATCCGTCGCTCGCCGAGCGTCTCTTCGGCGGCGTTTCCGAGGACGAGAACATCAACGAGAAGGCGCGCACGATGTGGCGCGAGAGCCGCTCCGAACGCCTGACCTCGCGTGAGATGGACGTCTTGTCGTGCATTGCCAAGGGCTTCAGCAACCAGGACATCGCGCAGGCGCTCTTCGTCAGCGAGAAGACGGTCAAGAATCATCTGACGAATATCTTTAGAAAACTCAACGTCAACGACCGCACGCAGGCTCTGATCTATGTCTTGAAGCACAAGATCATGACGCTGGAATGA